A single region of the Lycium barbarum isolate Lr01 chromosome 2, ASM1917538v2, whole genome shotgun sequence genome encodes:
- the LOC132628626 gene encoding uncharacterized protein LOC132628626 codes for MLVHYRDTTPQKKKLPFEITGDGVLRYPGRLCVSGVAVYAYRLREKLIILAIIFIQGQRNMYHDIKKIYWWDGMKKDIAEFIAQCPNCQQIDVQAERMIQKLEDMLWACVIDFRDSWYDHFPLIEFAYSNSYHSNIQIVPYEALYGR; via the exons ATGCTAgtccattatagagatacaactcctcagaagaagaagttgcCATTTGAGATTACGGGAGATGGAGTCCTCAGGTATCCAGGCAGATTGTGTGTTTCAGGTGTTGCAGTTTATGCCTACAGATTACGGGAGAAGCTGATCATTCTTGCTATTATATTCATCCAAGGACAACGAAATATGTATCATGATATAAAGAAGATTTACTGGTGGGacgggatgaagaaagacatagctgAGTTTATAgctcagtgccctaattgtcagcag ATAGATGTACAGGCTGAACGTATGATCCAGAagcttgaggatatgttatgggCCTGTGTGATAGATTTCAGAGATAGCTGGTatgatcattttccgcttattgaatttgcgtatagTAATAGTTACCACTCCAACATTCAGATAGTTCCGTATGAAGCCTTGTATGGACGATAA